From a region of the Candida albicans SC5314 chromosome 1, complete sequence genome:
- the GOR1 gene encoding glyoxylate reductase (Ortholog(s) have glyoxylate reductase activity, role in glyoxylate catabolic process and cytosol, extracellular region, mitochondrion, nucleus localization), whose translation MTTGTSKPKVLLVGEFIYSKQKWSELEEIAEVIQSESTTREQFIQDLKTKYNDITCIARTFYSINETGRFDADLAQHMPKTLKSVSHCGAGYDQVDVEPFTRLGVQVSNVTEPVERPTADVAVFLVLACMRNFLQGRQILMNGEWPSNGDKEAAGAPLGHTPQGKVVGILGMGGIGRAIRDRLKPFGFDGIVYYNRKQLSPELEKGAEYVTMDELFKQSDVIIIGVPLNAKTRHLIDKEAIQKMKDGVVLVNIARGAIIDEKHLPELIKSGKIGAFGADVFEHEPEVSAELVNLPNVVALPHMGTHSVEALTNMEEWVVCNVETFIKTGKLKTIVPEQQGIF comes from the coding sequence ATGACAACAGGTACATCTAAACCAAAAGTTCTTCTTGTAGGggaatttatttattcaaaacaGAAATGGTCtgaattagaagaaattgcGGAAGTAATTCAAAGTGAATCAACCACTCGAGAACAATTCATtcaagatttgaaaacaaaatacaACGACATCACCTGTATTGCACGTACATTTTATTCTATTAATGAAACCGGACGGTTTGATGCTGATTTGGCTCAGCATATGCCAAAGACCTTAAAGTCGGTCAGTCATTGCGGTGCTGGTTATGATCAAGTTGATGTTGAGCCATTTACTAGATTGGGAGTTCAGGTGTCGAATGTGACTGAACCGGTTGAAAGGCCAACTGCTGATGTGGCCGTATTCCTAGTTTTGGCATGTATGAGGAATTTTCTACAAGGTCGTCAGATTTTGATGAATGGTGAGTGGCCATCAAACGGGGACAAGGAGGCTGCAGGTGCTCCTCTTGGACATACACCTCAAGGGAAAGTGGTTGGTATTTTAGGTATGGGAGGCATAGGCAGGGCTATTAGAGATAGATTGAAACCCTTTGGGTTTGACGGAATCGTTTATTATAACAGAAAACAGTTGAGCCCCGAATTAGAAAAGGGAGCTGAATATGTCACTATGGATGAATTGTTCAAGCAATCCGATGTAATAATCATTGGGGTCCCGTTAAATGCTAAAACAAGACACTTAATCGACAAGGAAGCCATTCAGAAGATGAAAGATGGTGTGGTTTTGGTAAATATAGCAAGAGGTGCAATTATAGACGAAAAACATCTTCCAGAGTTGATCAAATCAGGTAAGATTGGGGCTTTTGGTGCAGACGTATTTGAACATGAGCCGGAGGTGTCCGCAGAGCTAGTTAATTTGCCCAATGTGGTTGCTCTCCCTCATATGGGCACTCATTCTGTTGAAGCGCTTACAAATATGGAGGAATGGGTAGTTTGTAATGTGGAAACGTTTATCAAAACTgggaaattgaaaacaatagTACCTGAACAACAAGGAATATTTTGA
- a CDS encoding uncharacterized protein (Ortholog of C. dubliniensis CD36 : Cd36_02750, C. parapsilosis CDC317 : CPAR2_106015, Candida tenuis NRRL Y-1498 : CANTEDRAFT_107500 and Debaryomyces hansenii CBS767 : DEHA2D08250g), with protein MTEPVPIRNRLPSRMDLFATNLKQDIRAHQRTYEGAYTRTAIGCLSFSILIIKLFSKEFLPIGTIYTIYGCLLYFLGVFKSSRVDVYYNPDKDMEMFTTSGDFVLFLTILSLCCYIALLVLLLRM; from the coding sequence ATGACAGAACCTGTTCCCATTAGAAACAGATTACCTTCAAGGATGGATTTGTTTGCTACAAATTTGAAGCAAGATATAAGAGCACATCAGAGAACATATGAAGGGGCATATACAAGAACTGCTATTGGATGTCTTTCCTTTTcgatattgattattaagCTCTTCTCTAAAGAATTCTTGCCAATTGGCACCATCTACACAATCTACGGATGTCTTTTGtattttcttggtgttttCAAATCCTCAAGAGTAGACGTATATTACAATCCCGATAAGGATATGGAAATGTTCACAACTAGTGGTGATTTTGTGCTTTTTTTAACAATTCTCAGTTTATGTTGCTACATTGCCTTGTTAGTATTGTTGCTACGAATGTGA
- the MST1 gene encoding threonine--tRNA ligase (Ortholog(s) have role in mitochondrial threonyl-tRNA aminoacylation and mitochondrion localization) — protein MLISRRGPRLLSQGIYRFLSTKTKEAESSTQSNHVISSKQLLYTTDPTSPGSIFFLPHGTRILNKLIQFMKNQQTKYGFQEVVTPLIFKTKLWKKSGHWDNYKDDMFKVVGNDITKEEYTDNIEEHEYGLKPMNCPSHCMIFAKFDRSYQELPVRYSDFSSLHRNEASGALSGLTRVRRFHQDDGHIFCSMDQIDGEIKNTLELIKDTYNVFGINEIEFYLSTRPEDKFIGEIETWDIAESQLKNVLNSTAGEGNWATREGDGAFYGPKIDVLLKDAFNKKHQVGTIQLDFQLPNRFELKYVGEDGKRDHQPILVHRAVFGSLERFFAILLDHYQGKWPFWINPRQALIVPINESHVPVAEELQKKLSGNIVSCDNAIAPLTGFNFHVDIDKRGETVGARTKDAIQKGYSYLIMIGDKDIANGTFAVRSRDDRKIKNMTSDEIYKMFIALEQSYK, from the coding sequence ATGTTAATACTGAGAAGGGGTCCTAGACTACTCAGTCAGGGCATTTACCGATTCTTGTCTACAAAGACAAAAGAAGCAGAATCATCAACTCAGTCCAACCATGTGATATCATCAAAACAATTGTTGTATACAACAGATCCAACGTCACCAGGAtctatcttttttttgcccCATGGTACCAGaatattgaacaaattgatcCAGTTTATGAAGAATCAACAGACTAAATATGGATTTCAAGAAGTTGTCACACCTTTGATTTTCAAGACCAAATTATGGAAAAAATCAGGTCATTGGGACAATTATAAAGATGACATGTTTAAAGTTGTTGGTAATGATATAACAAAGGAGGAGTATACTGACAACATAGAGGAACACGAGTATGGCTTGAAACCAATGAATTGCCCGAGTCACTGTATGATATTTGCCAAATTTGATCGATCATACCAGGAATTGCCAGTGCGATACTCCGATTTCAGTTCGTTACATAGAAACGAAGCTAGTGGGGCCTTGTCGGGATTGACCAGGGTCAGAAGATTCCACCAAGATGACGGAcatattttttgttctatGGACCAAATTGATggagaaatcaaaaacacTTTAGAATTGATCAAAGACACATACAATGTGTTTGGTATCAACGAAATTGAGTTTTATTTGTCAACTAGACCCGAAGATAAATTTATTGGAGAAATAGAAACATGGGATATAGCAGAATCACAATTGAAGAATGTGTTGAATTCCACTGCTGGCGAAGGAAATTGGGCTACCAGAGAAGGTGATGGTGCCTTTTATGGACCAAAAATAGACGTGTTATTAAAAGATGCCTTCAATAAGAAACACCAAGTAGGGACCATTCAGTTAGACTTTCAATTGCCAAATAGATTTGAGTTAAAATACGTTGGCGAAGATGGTAAACGTGACCATCAGCCTATCCTTGTACATAGAGCTGTTTTTGGATCACTAGAGAGGTTTTTCGCCATTTTATTAGACCATTACCAGGGGAAATGGCCATTTTGGATTAATCCAAGACAAGCATTAATTGTTCCAATTAATGAGTCGCATGTGCCAGTTGCCGAAGAATTGCAAAAGAAACTCAGTGGTAACATTGTTAGTTGCGACAATGCCATTGCCCCACTTACAGGGTTCAACTTCCATGTTGACATTGATAAAAGAGGGGAAACAGTGGGGGCTAGAACTAAAGATGCCATCCAAAAGGGTTATTCATATCTTATCATGATTGGTGATAAGGATATTGCAAATGGCACGTTTGCAGTTAGAAGTCGTGATGACAGAAAGATTAAAAATATGACTTCAGATGAGATTTATAAAATGTTTATCGCATTAGAACAATCATACAAATAG
- the HOL1 gene encoding Hol1p (Putative MFS transporter; regulated by Nrg1; macrophage/pseudohyphal-repressed; induced by alpha pheromone in SpiderM medium; possibly an essential gene, disruptants not obtained by UAU1 method), translated as MTDLDFVVSPVQTKVEINDQNNEDFIPGTLNIYSLEVDSEDENVSHYDASSRPKVKTKGNIILFPQPSNSCNDPLNWSKWRKLSNFFIVIFITAFTAATSNDAGSIQDSLNEKYGISYDAMNTGAGVLFLGIGWGTFFLTPASSLYGRKITYFICIFLGLLGAVWFALVKSTSDSIWSQLFVGISESCAEAQVQLSLSELYFAHNLGSVLTSYIVATSVGTYLGPLIAAFIVQNIGFRWVGWIAAIISGALLFVIVFCLDETYFDRAKFTKPFITGIAPFDSSYSNGKSDSKNSIPEKQNSVNIESNVESKEVEQSDDDIANEGENDPPISYWKRTAMITPATNLKSTGFKQYINQLKLLLKVFLYPPVIYSGFCWGIQNALLTFYLTVEDDQYYDPPYSYGNIAVGLMNIPCLIGAIIGCFFAGTLSDYFTIYLAKRNKGIQEAEYRLWFLLPPAIIAPVGLILFAVGTDQVWSWVPTYIGLGFIGFGYGCAGDVSMSYLMDSYPNAVIETMTVVAVINNCIGCVFTFACSPFINALGNTKTFIILAVIEFVIMASACFFIYYGKRIRIWTKDWYLEFCEARDGL; from the coding sequence ATGACTGACCTTGACTTTGTTGTGTCGCCCGTTCAAACAAAAGTGGAAATCAATGATCAGAATAATGAGGACTTTATACCTGGAACACTCAATATCTATTCCTTGGAAGTTGACtctgaagatgaaaacGTGAGTCATTACGATGCTTCCAGTCGACCAAAAGTGAAAACAAAAGGCAATATAATCCTCTTCCCACAACCATCGAATTCATGCAATGATCCATTAAATTGGAGTAAATGGAGAAAGCTAAGTAACTTTTTTATTGTCATTTTTATTACTGCTTTTACAGCAGCTACTTCAAATGACGCTGGATCAATTCAAGATTCActtaatgaaaaatatggaATTAGTTACGACGCAATGAATACAGGGGCAGGcgttttatttttgggTATTGGATGGGgtactttctttttaacaCCTGCTTCGTCGTTATATGGTCGAAAAATAACATACTTTATATGTATCTTTCTTGGTTTATTAGGCGCTGTTTGGTTTGCCTTGGTTAAAAGCACTTCCGACTCAATTTGGTCGCAATTGTTTGTTGGTATTAGTGAGAGTTGTGCTGAAGCTCAAGTACAATTAAGTTTATCAGAACTTTATTTTGCCCATAACCTTGGTTCTGTGCTTACGTCCTATATTGTTGCAACTTCCGTAGGTACTTACTTAGGACCTTTAATTGCAGCCTTTATTGTTCAAAACATTGGTTTTAGATGGGTTGGTTGGATTGCAGCAATTATTAGTGGTGCATTATTGTTCgtaattgttttttgtttagaTGAAACCTATTTTGATCGAGCAAAGTTTACCAAGCCATTCATCACTGGCATAGCTCCTTTTGACTCGAGTTACAGCAATGGTAAACTGGACTCCAAAAACTCAATTCCTGAAAAGCAAAACAGCGTTAACATTGAACTGAATGTTGAAAGCAAAGAAGTTGAACAAAGTGACGACGACATAGCAAATGAAGGAGAGAATGATCCTCCAATTTCCTATTGGAAGAGAACTGCAATGATTACCCCAGCCACAAATCTCAAAAGTACTGGTTTTAAACAgtatataaatcaattaaagttattgttgaaagtATTTCTTTATCCACCAGTTATTTATTCGGGTTTCTGCTGGGGCATTCAAAATGCATTATTAACATTTTATCTTACAGTGGAAGATGATCAGTACTATGATCCACCTTACAGTTATGGTAATATTGCTGTGGGGTTGATGAATATACCATGTCTAATTGGGGCCATTAttggttgtttttttgcAGGTACTCTTTCAGATTATTTCACGATATATTTGGCTAAAAGGAATAAAGGAATTCAGGAAGCTGAATATCGATTATGGTTTTTATTGCCACCGGCTATTATCGCCCCCGTGGGGCTCATATTGTTTGCAGTTGGTACAGATCAAGTGTGGAGCTGGGTTCCTACTTATATTGGGCTTGGGTTTATTGGTTTTGGGTATGGTTGTGCTGGTGATGTGTCAATGTCGTATCTTATGGACAGTTATCCAAACGCTGTCATTGAAACTATGACAGTGGTTGCTGTAATCAACAATTGCATTGGCTGCGTGTTTACGTTCGCATGCAGTCCTTTCATAAACGCTTTAGGAAATACTAAaacatttataattttggCCGTTATAGAGTTTGTTATAATGGCATCAGCATGCTTTTTCATATATTACGGCAAGAGAATTAGAATTTGGACAAAAGACTGGTACTTGGAATTCTGTGAAGCAAGAGATGGTCTTTGA
- a CDS encoding uncharacterized protein (Protein of unknown function; Hap43-repressed gene), whose amino-acid sequence MAPPKRFWARLKLSPKFLGTLPEFPAYISKSRLKKLAQEERRSGTTSMTTSQRSSPAPEGGASATGPTISNYKVNVGLKEGSTSGLTINSITSGQYSLDKSGKPAKRWVKKPRSFKTFTGFKVTCVSFKPEHGPETKETQKTEEKEVISNTSTNGTTTPGNTPAVSLAPNNE is encoded by the coding sequence ATGGCACCACCAAAGAGATTCTGGGCTAGATTGAAGCTATCTCCAAAATTTTTGGGGACTTTACCTGAGTTCCCAGCGTATATCTCAAAATCACGTCTAAAGAAGTTAGCACAAGAGGAAAGAAGATCTGGTACTACTTCAATGACTACACTGCAGAGGTCCTCACCTGCACCCGAAGGAGGAGCATCTGCCACTGGTCCAACTATCAGTAATTACAAAGTGAATGTGGGATTGAAGGAAGGTTCAACATCCGGTTTGACAATCAACAGCATAACGAGCGGACAATATTCTTTAGACAAATCAGGTAAACCAGCTAAACGATGGGTTAAAAAACCAAGGCTGTTTAAGACTTTCACTGGATTCAAAGTAACATGTGTGTCGTTCAAACCTGAACATGGTCCAGAAACGAAGGAAACTCAGAAAACCGAGGAAAAAGAGGTGATACTGAATACCAGTACAAATGGCACCACAACGCCAGGTAACACGCCAGCAGTATCACTAGCACCGAACAACGAATAA
- a CDS encoding uncharacterized protein (Ortholog(s) have role in cellular ion homeostasis, establishment or maintenance of cell polarity, mitochondrion inheritance, regulation of cardiolipin metabolic process and mitochondrial inner membrane, nucleus localization) gives MSLRNILGLSKQLNRQTLLFSKTCQKSLIRPTVISAIQPHRQFSASLFASDRKQVNQSDKQPKLHSKEQSEDKPKHETELIPTKEQLLAKANNMYSRLKIRLKWLLKKSNRPFNTDDYSAFFSWLVVGNVFLFFVATTTFVSIVIFTANTVFAQEFVARKLGEFITKNSNLTVTFENAIVPGWSDGKISFRKCFVSRRPKRVEKFIKGSQQEAYEESLQNEGTNEDEEDIFEDDGNYTQFDLTIEEVNISLSLNKWVNGTGMIETLELKGMRGVVDRTHVHWKPDDDATNYKNIHQPGDFEFESFRMEDVLFTLMQPNGFRKFNVAIYNCELSKLRKHWLFYDFLNANVMSGAYDNSLFTIHKKQRLNDFDEYTPTNSNLQKWKRVTRMRVDSLNIDHLNTGLEGPFGWITSGRVDMIGDVMVPQENNEINVSELVGMITDAIKKEASRYKNPEVQEKHPNMRTRLTADDYHDISKYFVLDLTLRLNNVRAKVPFKSPELSYINYALIRPIVAYINSKNTFIEIHNRIVKNLQDFSGSWTIYDSLLMDDISEEVYDNFAEYVADEEARLIRLKRIGFWSLQLLVQLVLFGVGAVA, from the coding sequence ATGTCACTAAGGAACATATTAGGACTACTGAAGCAATTGAATAGGCAAactttgttgtttctgAAAACTTGTCAAAAATCTTTGATTCGTCCAACTGTAATATCAGCAATACAACCACATCGACAATTTTCCGCTTCATTATTTGCATCTGACAGGAAACAAGTCAACCAATCAGACAAACAACCAAAGTTACATTCAAAAGAGCAATCAGAAGACAAACCAAAACATGAGACGGAGCTTATCCCAACGAAAGAACAGTTATTGGCGAAAGCAAACAACATGTACTCAAGATTGAAAATACGCTTGAAATGGCTTCTCAAAAAATCCAATCGTCCTTTCAACACCGACGACTATTCAGCTTTCTTTTCCTGGCTAGTAGTTGGCaatgtttttttgttttttgttgccaccaccactttTGTATCAATTGTCATTTTTACGGCCAATACGGTGTTTGCTCAAGAATTTGTGGCCAGGAAATTGGGGGAATTTATCACAAAAAACTCTAATTTAACCGTAACTTTTGAAAATGCAATTGTTCCAGGATGGTCAGACGGGAAAATCAGTTTCCGCAAGTGTTTTGTAAGTAGAAGACCCAAAAGAGtggaaaaatttatcaaggGTTCCCAACAGGAGGCATACGAAGAGAGTTTACAAAACGAAGGCACTAAcgaagacgaagaagatATTTTTGAGGATGACGGCAATTACACTCAGTTTGATTTGACGATCGAGGAAGTGAACATATCTTTATCCCTCAACAAGTGGGTTAACGGTACTGGTATGATCGAGACATTAGAATTGAAAGGAATGAGAGGAGTGGTGGATAGAACTCATGTCCATTGGAAACCCGACGACGATGCCACTAATTACAAGAATATACACCAACCTGGTGactttgaatttgaatcatTCAGAATGGAAGATGTTTTGTTTACACTAATGCAGCCTAATGGATTTAGGAAATTTAATGTTGCAATTTACAATTGTGAGTTATCCAAACTAAGAAAGCATTGGTTATTCTATGACTTTTTGAATGCTAATGTCATGAGTGGCGCATACGATAATTCTCTTTTCACAATACATAAAAAACAGCGGTTGAACGATTTTGACGAATACACCCCTACCAATAGCAACTTGCAGAAATGGAAACGAGTTACACGGATGAGAGTCGACTCTTTGAATATTGATCATTTAAACACTGGTTTGGAGGGCCCATTTGGCTGGATTACAAGTGGACGAGTAGATATGATTGGTGACGTTATGGTTCCCCAAGAAAACAACGAAATAAATGTTTCTGAGTTAGTGGGTATGATTACTGATGCCATCAAAAAGGAGGCCAGTCGATATAAGAACCCCGAAGTACAAGAGAAACATCCAAATATGCGAACAAGACTAACTGCAGATGATTATCATGATATTCTGAAATACTTTGTATTGGATTTAACTCTACGATTAAACAACGTGAGAGCAAAAGTCCCATTCAAATCTCCCGAATTGTCATATATCAATTATGCTCTTATCAGGCCGATTGTTGCATACATAAACTCAAAAAACACCTTTATTGAAATACACAATAGAATAGTTAAAAATCTACAGGATTTTAGTGGATCATGGACAATCTATGACTCTTTACTAATGGATGACATATCTGAGGAAGTGTACGACAATTTTGCAGAATATGTTGCCGACGAAGAAGCTCGACTTATACGGTTGAAACGAATTGGGTTCTGGTCGCTTCAGTTGTTGGTTCAACTAGTATTGTTTGGAGTTGGGGCTGTGGCATAA
- the XOG1 gene encoding glucan 1,3-beta-glucosidase (Exo-1,3-beta-glucanase; 5 glycosyl hydrolase family member; affects sensitivity to chitin and glucan synthesis inhibitors; not required for yeast-to-hypha transition or for virulence in mice; Hap43-induced; Spider biofilm induced): MQLSFILTSSVFILLLEFVKASVISNPFKPNGNLKFKRGGGHNVAWDYDNNVIRGVNLGGWFVLEPYMTPSLFEPFQNGNDQSGVPVDEYHWTQTLGKEAASRILQKHWSTWITEQDFKQISNLGLNFVRIPIGYWAFQLLDNDPYVQGQVQYLEKALGWARKNNIRVWIDLHGAPGSQNGFDNSGLRDSYNFQNGDNTQVTLNVLNTIFKKYGGNEYSDVVIGIELLNEPLGPVLNMDKLKQFFLDGYNSLRQTGSVTPVIIHDAFQVFGYWNNFLTVAEGQWNVVVDHHHYQVFSGGELSRNINDHISVACNWGWDAKKESHWNVAGEWSAALTDCAKWLNGVNRGARYEGAYDNAPYIGSCQPMLDISQWSDEHKTDTRRYIEAQLDAFEYTGGWVFWSWKTENAPEWSFQTLTYNGLFPQPVTDRQFPNQCGFH; the protein is encoded by the coding sequence ATGCAGTTATCATTTATCTTAACATCATCggtatttatattattgcttgaatttgttaaagCCCTGGTTATTTCTAATCCATTTAAACCAAATGGAAACTTGAAATTCAAGAGAGGAGGCGGACATAATGTTGCTTGGGattatgataataatgttaTCAGAGGTGTCAATTTGGGTGGTTGGTTTGTCCTTGAACCATATATGACACCATCACTTTTTGAACCATTCCAAAATGGAAATGATCAGTCTGGAGTTCCAGTTGACGAATATCACTGGACACAAACTTTGGGTAAGGAAGCTGCTCTGAGAATTTTGCAAAAACATTGGAGTACTTGGATCACTGAACAAGACTTTAAACAAATTAGTAATTTGGGATTGAACTTTGTTCGTATTCCTATTGGTTATTGGGCTTTCCAATTGTTGGATAATGATCCATACGTCCAAGGTCAAGTTCAGTATTTGGAAAAGGCTTTGGGCTGGGCCAGAAAGAATAATATCAGAGTTTGGATTGATTTGCACGGTGCACCAGGCTCTCAAAATGGGTTTGACAACTCCGGTTTAAGAGATAGCTACAATTTCCAAAACGGTGATAACACCCAAGTTACTTTGAATGTATTGAATActattttcaaaaagtATGGTGGCAACGAATACTCTGACGTTGTTATTGGTATTGAATTGCTTAATGAACCATTGGGTCCAGTTTTGAATATggataaattgaaacaatttttcttggatGGTTACAACTCTCTTAGACAAACTGGATCAGTCACCCCAGTTATCATTCACGATGCTTTCCAAGTCTTTGGCTATTGGAATAACTTTTTGACTGTTGCTGAAGGTCAATGgaatgttgttgttgaccATCATCATTACCAAGTGTTTTCCGGTGGTGAATTATCTCGTAACATTAACGACCACATTTCAGTTGCTTGTAACTGGGGTTGGGATGCTAAAAAGGAATCCCATTGGAACGTCGCTGGTGAATGGTCTGCTGCTTTGACAGATTGTGCTAAATGGTTGAATGGTGTCAACAGAGGAGCACGTTATGAGGGTGCTTACGATAATGCTCCATACATTGGATCCTGTCAACCAATGTTGGATATTTCCCAATGGTCTGATGAACACAAAACCGACACAAGAAGATACATTGAGGCTCAATTGGATGCTTTTGAATACACTGGAGGCTGGGTCTTCTGGAGTTGGAAGACTGAAAATGCCCCTGAATGGAGTTTCCAAACCTTGACTTACAATGGTCTTTTCCCACAACCAGTTACTGATAGACAATTCCCAAACCAATGTGGCTTTCACTGA
- a CDS encoding uncharacterized protein (Predicted aminotransferase based on S. pombe ortholog SPBC660.12c; flow model biofilm induced) codes for MSNPIVPFGKQFRAKYFTNMDDEVFPVNHGSYGLTPTPVLEKYLDLIVKNASYTDKFMKYGIKDSYVESLKAVGRVLNCDYHNLAFVDNATSGVNTILRSYPLKKGDKLVIQSTVYGACGNTVKFLHDRYGVEFIVVDLNYPITDEEILSKFERVFVEEKPKLCMFDTISSMPGVVFPYEKMTKLCKKYSVLSLIDGAHGIGCIPQDLGNLKPDFYVTNLHKWFYIPFGCAVLYIDPKHHNVVHTLPISHSYLEDHVKLSDGDQKNRLIDRFFLYGTKNFASIQVIPEAIKFRSEVCGGETKIYDYCHGLAKQVGELVSRKWGTSYLDQKGSTLISTMVTVEVPTQDYPEIVKNWSVIDHHVYNKMFDRKAYTPCIAHNGKLFARFSCQVYNELSDYDYASDVVLETLKEVASEQYKKHKL; via the coding sequence atgagTAATCCCATTGTTCCTTTTGGGAAACAATTTAGGGCTAAATATTTCACTAATATGGATGATGAAGTGTTTCCTGTAAATCATGGATCTTATGGGTTGACACCTACTCCAGTACTTGAAAAGTATTTGGACTTGATAGTCAAAAATGCATCATACACCGACAAGTTTATGAAGTATGGTATTAAAGACAGTTATGTTGAATCATTGAAGGCAGTGGGTAGAGTACTCAATTGTGATTACCACAATCTTGCCTTTGTCGATAATGCTACTTCTGGTGTTAATACAATATTGCGTAGTTACCCCTTGAAGAAGGGCGACAAGTTGGTTATTCAAAGTACAGTTTATGGAGCTTGTGGAAATACGGTAAAGTTTTTGCATGATAGATATGGTgttgaatttattgttgtggATTTGAACTACCCAATaactgatgaagaaatattaTCTAAATTTGAACGAGTgtttgttgaagaaaagCCAAAGCTTTGCATGTTTGATACCATATCATCCATGCCGGGAGTTGTTTTCCCTTATGAAAAAATGACAAAGCTTTGTAAAAAATATCTGGTTTTGTCATTAATTGATGGTGCCCATGGAATTGGTTGTATTCCCCAGGATTTAGGAAATTTAAAACCAGATTTCTACGTTACAAACTTACATAAATGGTTCTATATTCCATTTGGTTGTGCCGTTTTGTATATCGACCCTAAGCATCACAATGTTGTTCATACTTTACCAATTAGTCATCTGTATCTTGAAGATCACGTCAAATTATCTGATGGAGATCAGAAAAACAGGTTAATTGATCGATTTTTCCTCTATGGGACCAAAAATTTTGCATCAATTCAGGTGATTCCCGAAGCTATTAAGTTTAGATCTGAAGTTTGTGGCGGCGAAACAAAGATTTATGATTATTGTCACGGTTTGGCCAAACAGGTTGGTGAGTTGGTCTCAAGAAAATGGGGTACTTCATATTTAGATCAAAAAGGTTCAACTTTGATTAGTACAATGGTTACAGTTGAGGTTCCAACACAAGATTATCCCGAGATTGTGAAAAACTGGTCTGTTATTGATCATCATGTTTATAATAAAATGTTTGATCGTAAGGCTTACACCCCTTGTATCGCCCACAATGGGAAATTGTTTGCTAGATTTTCATGTCAAGTTTACAATGAATTGAGCGACTACGACTATGCAAGTGATGTTGTGTTAGAGACTTTAAAAGAAGTTGCCTCCgaacaatacaaaaaacATAAGTTATAG
- the RPP1A gene encoding ribosomal protein P1 (Conserved acidic ribosomal protein; likely role in regulation of translation elongation; interacts with Rpp2B; 1 of 4 similar C. albicans ribosomal proteins (Rpp1A, Rpp1Bp, Rpp2A, Rpp2B); Hap43-induced; Spider biofilm repressed) — translation MSTESALSYAALILADAEVEITSEKLLALVTKANVEVEGIWADLFAKALEGKDLKEFFFNFSAAPAAAAAGGAAGGGAAAEEAAEEEKEEEAKEESDDDMGFGLFD, via the coding sequence ATGTCTACTGAATCTGCATTATCATACGCCGCTTTAATCTTAGCTGACGCCGAAGTTGAAATCACTtctgaaaaattattagcTTTAGTCACCAAAGCTAatgttgaagttgaaggTATCTGGGCTGATTTATTCGCCAAAGCTTTAGAAGGTAAAGACTTGAAAgaatttttcttcaacttctCTGCTGCTCCAGCTGCCGCTGCTGCTGGTGGTGctgctggtggtggtgctgcTGCCGAAGAAGCtgctgaagaagaaaaagaagaagaagccAAAGAAGAATCCGATGATGACATGGGTTTCGGTTTATTCGATTAA